The proteins below are encoded in one region of Microbispora sp. NBC_01189:
- a CDS encoding DUF4118 domain-containing protein: MPRHLEKDALTLVVALLAPPVLSVLLVPFRGTFRTVDVALVLVVIVVAVAVYGRRLAGVLAALSAAAWFDFFFTQPYGRFTIAKTSDIATTVLLLAVALVVSQLAARARRLEVVAVTDAEHLSRIHRTAELAQSSRSPAVVVDHVREQLIALLGLRGCRFEYGSLLGHPARLERDGTVVVGRKHWDVDRNGLPAQEIELRTFANGHYYGRFMLRPVAGTIPSPQARLVAVILADQAGRALDTARPTHENA, translated from the coding sequence ATGCCTCGTCATCTGGAAAAAGACGCTTTGACGCTGGTGGTCGCACTGCTGGCCCCACCCGTCCTCTCGGTGCTCCTCGTTCCGTTCCGCGGCACCTTCCGTACCGTCGACGTGGCCCTCGTCCTGGTCGTGATCGTGGTCGCGGTGGCCGTCTACGGGCGCCGGCTCGCCGGTGTTCTCGCGGCGCTGTCGGCCGCCGCATGGTTCGACTTCTTCTTCACCCAGCCCTACGGGCGCTTCACCATCGCCAAGACCTCCGACATCGCAACGACGGTGCTGCTCCTCGCGGTGGCGCTGGTGGTCTCGCAGTTGGCCGCTCGGGCGCGCCGATTGGAGGTGGTCGCCGTCACCGACGCCGAGCACCTGTCCCGGATCCACCGGACCGCCGAGCTGGCGCAGTCCAGCAGATCGCCCGCCGTCGTCGTCGACCATGTGAGAGAGCAGCTCATCGCCCTTCTCGGCCTGCGCGGCTGCCGGTTCGAGTACGGCTCGCTCCTCGGCCACCCGGCACGGCTGGAAAGGGACGGCACCGTGGTCGTCGGCCGCAAACACTGGGACGTCGACCGCAATGGCCTCCCTGCCCAGGAGATCGAGCTACGGACATTCGCCAACGGCCACTACTACGGGCGATTCATGCTCCGGCCCGTGGCCGGGACCATCCCGTCGCCGCAGGCCCGCCTCGTCGCGGTGATCCTTGCCGACCAGGCCGGACGTGCGCTCGACACCGCTCGACCCACCCATGAGAACGCTTGA
- a CDS encoding potassium-transporting ATPase subunit KdpA: protein MPSDRPLGVRQWALPTHGPLFALMTLGTALIVSGLSYLPVLSLGPLADGLHRTFG from the coding sequence TTGCCGTCGGATCGCCCGCTGGGCGTACGGCAGTGGGCACTGCCCACTCACGGGCCGTTGTTCGCGCTGATGACCCTCGGCACGGCCCTGATCGTCAGCGGTCTCAGCTACCTGCCCGTCCTGTCGCTCGGTCCCCTCGCCGACGGACTGCATCGCACCTTCGGGTGA
- a CDS encoding sensor histidine kinase: MAERRPLIARRLRPGHWVAVDAFAAVALAAGFSVPAVLVPESAGVPPYAAVPMIALACLPLAGRRRWPVLVWALVLVAAVFAPFAGWEEAFVPLAVALHAVALLEARRTAVAALMATLAVTAASVAIDSPSWMEAASACGFAWLVLGLAWTIGLAVREQRAYAAQAVARSAQVAATAERLRMARDVHDVVAHSMSLISMRAGIANHVATTHPEEAGEALSIIEETSRKAQTDLRRLLGLLRDASGDQDGPPYTLDSLRELVAAIPVGDVRVELDVEPGLALCDEAALVVYRLVQESLTNVLKHAGPARCRVAVGTRAERELVVEVVDDGRGGAPSEGGHGLAGLEERVILYGGTFSAGPEPGGGFAVRARLLLPGGSGEDER, encoded by the coding sequence ATGGCCGAACGGCGTCCCCTGATCGCGCGCAGGCTGCGACCGGGACACTGGGTCGCCGTCGACGCTTTCGCGGCCGTTGCCCTGGCCGCCGGGTTCTCGGTGCCGGCGGTGCTGGTGCCGGAGTCCGCCGGAGTGCCGCCGTATGCGGCTGTGCCGATGATCGCGCTGGCCTGCCTGCCGCTGGCAGGGCGGCGCCGGTGGCCGGTGCTGGTCTGGGCGCTGGTTCTGGTGGCGGCGGTGTTCGCGCCGTTCGCCGGGTGGGAGGAGGCGTTCGTGCCCTTGGCGGTCGCGCTGCACGCGGTGGCGCTCCTGGAAGCGCGCCGGACGGCGGTAGCGGCGCTGATGGCCACGCTGGCGGTGACCGCCGCCAGTGTCGCGATCGACTCGCCCTCGTGGATGGAGGCGGCGTCGGCGTGCGGATTCGCCTGGCTGGTGCTCGGTCTGGCGTGGACGATCGGGCTTGCCGTACGGGAGCAGCGCGCGTACGCCGCGCAGGCCGTCGCACGGTCGGCGCAGGTCGCGGCCACGGCGGAACGGCTGCGCATGGCTCGTGACGTGCACGACGTCGTCGCCCACAGCATGAGCCTGATTTCCATGCGGGCCGGCATCGCCAACCACGTCGCCACCACGCACCCCGAGGAGGCGGGCGAGGCCTTGTCGATCATCGAGGAGACCAGCCGCAAGGCGCAGACGGACCTGCGCCGCCTCCTCGGTCTGCTCCGCGACGCCTCCGGGGACCAGGACGGCCCGCCGTACACGCTGGACTCCCTGCGCGAGCTGGTCGCGGCGATTCCGGTCGGCGACGTCCGGGTGGAGCTCGACGTCGAGCCTGGCCTCGCGCTCTGCGACGAGGCGGCCCTCGTCGTCTATCGCCTCGTGCAGGAGTCGCTGACCAACGTGCTCAAACACGCCGGCCCGGCCCGATGTCGGGTGGCGGTCGGCACCCGTGCGGAGCGCGAGCTGGTGGTCGAGGTCGTCGACGACGGTCGCGGGGGTGCGCCGAGTGAGGGGGGCCACGGGCTGGCCGGGCTGGAAGAGCGGGTCATCCTGTACGGCGGGACGTTCTCGGCGGGACCGGAGCCCGGAGGCGGCTTCGCCGTTCGCGCAAGGCTGCTGTTGCCAGGCGGTTCCGGGGAGGATGAGAGGTGA
- a CDS encoding alpha/beta fold hydrolase, translated as MNDGLSAVAMGEGPPLVVLPGLGRGADLSVRVPQMAAWSTAALASGFKRTVHLIHRPVRPPSGMTIAELAGWHATAFRERFGEPVDVMGISGGGLTALQLALDHPQAVRRLALCIAASRVGEHGLRDLLRLVELERQGRSGALIGSRLIAHGPLRLLLLAAFGLSRGRPRAPGEAALVEAAQTWDVTGRLAEISAPVLLVGGTRDRLVPPDLVRASASGIPDARLVLLPGRGHATALFDPRMKSAIAAFFAEPTR; from the coding sequence TTGAACGACGGCTTGTCGGCGGTGGCCATGGGCGAAGGACCGCCGCTGGTGGTCCTGCCCGGCCTGGGGCGGGGTGCCGACTTGTCCGTACGGGTGCCGCAGATGGCGGCCTGGTCCACCGCCGCACTTGCCAGCGGATTCAAGCGTACGGTCCACCTGATCCACCGTCCGGTGCGCCCACCCTCGGGCATGACCATCGCTGAACTCGCTGGATGGCACGCCACCGCGTTCCGTGAACGGTTCGGGGAACCGGTGGACGTCATGGGCATCTCGGGCGGGGGGCTCACCGCCCTGCAGTTGGCGCTGGACCACCCACAGGCCGTGCGTCGCCTCGCGCTCTGCATCGCCGCGAGCCGAGTCGGCGAGCACGGTCTGCGGGATCTCTTGCGGCTGGTGGAACTGGAACGCCAGGGGCGGTCCGGCGCCCTGATTGGCAGCCGCCTGATCGCGCACGGTCCGCTGCGGCTGCTGTTGCTGGCCGCGTTCGGGTTGTCTCGGGGCCGGCCTCGCGCGCCTGGTGAGGCCGCGCTCGTGGAAGCGGCCCAGACCTGGGACGTCACCGGACGGCTCGCAGAGATCAGCGCACCCGTGTTACTTGTGGGCGGCACTCGCGATCGGCTCGTTCCGCCCGATCTGGTGCGTGCCTCCGCGTCCGGCATCCCGGACGCGCGCCTGGTCCTGCTTCCCGGTCGAGGGCATGCCACCGCGCTGTTCGACCCGCGAATGAAGTCGGCGATCGCAGCCTTCTTCGCCGAACCGACCCGATAA